A single Methanofastidiosum sp. DNA region contains:
- the thrC gene encoding threonine synthase, which yields MGGIKYYSTNRNINEAGFIPFKGLVSFKDALMMGQAPDAGLFMPERIPNISKGELEDLREKRYFEVAHTILEKFLYGDIESDHLFRLCKEAYNFRVPIEKVHDRKYVLRLDQGPTASFKDFAARMMARLMGALKDEKKSLNILVATSGDTGSAVGEAFKGVKGINVFILYPEGEVSGRQKKQLDTIGDNVTTLAVDGKFDDCQNLVKMAFQDKDLANLNLTSANSINIGRILPQMIYFFYAYLQKSEEGEKILISVPSGNFGNSLGCEFGRRMGLPLHKLVMAVNENDEFPRYLNNGNYQKLSPSKACISSAMNVGHPSNLARFFELYGGTVDKSGKVHKYPDLKKMQTNLFSVSISDQKTKDTIKNVYEKYNVVLEPHGAVGWAGLEAYYHDNGDYPLSISLETAHPAKFPEEIKSLLSFEPELPESMKDVDMRQGCPIRIENDYLKLKKFLESTLENK from the coding sequence ATGGGCGGAATTAAATATTATAGTACTAACCGGAATATTAATGAGGCCGGATTTATACCATTTAAGGGGCTTGTGAGTTTTAAAGATGCACTTATGATGGGTCAGGCTCCTGACGCCGGGCTATTCATGCCTGAGAGAATCCCTAATATTTCAAAAGGTGAGCTTGAAGATCTAAGAGAAAAGAGATATTTTGAAGTAGCTCACACAATTTTAGAGAAATTCCTTTATGGTGACATTGAATCTGATCATCTATTTAGATTATGTAAAGAAGCATACAATTTTAGAGTGCCAATAGAAAAAGTACACGATAGAAAGTATGTTCTAAGACTTGACCAAGGCCCAACTGCTTCCTTTAAAGATTTTGCCGCTAGAATGATGGCTCGACTAATGGGCGCACTAAAAGATGAAAAAAAATCATTGAACATTCTTGTTGCAACTTCTGGGGACACAGGCAGCGCAGTCGGCGAAGCGTTCAAAGGAGTAAAAGGGATAAATGTATTTATTCTATACCCTGAGGGGGAAGTATCAGGCAGACAGAAAAAACAACTTGATACAATAGGTGATAATGTAACAACACTTGCTGTTGACGGCAAATTTGACGATTGCCAGAATCTTGTAAAAATGGCATTTCAGGACAAAGACTTGGCCAATTTGAATCTAACATCTGCCAATTCAATAAACATAGGAAGAATTCTCCCACAGATGATATATTTTTTTTATGCATATCTTCAAAAATCCGAAGAAGGTGAAAAAATTCTAATTTCTGTTCCGTCAGGAAACTTTGGAAATTCTCTTGGATGTGAATTTGGTAGGAGGATGGGATTACCTCTTCATAAACTCGTAATGGCAGTAAACGAAAATGATGAGTTTCCTAGATATCTAAATAATGGAAATTATCAAAAACTTTCTCCTTCAAAAGCTTGCATATCTAGTGCAATGAACGTAGGGCACCCCTCAAATTTAGCAAGGTTCTTTGAACTTTATGGGGGCACTGTAGATAAATCTGGTAAAGTTCACAAATACCCTGACTTGAAAAAAATGCAAACAAATTTATTTTCGGTAAGCATATCCGATCAGAAAACAAAAGACACAATAAAAAATGTTTACGAAAAATACAACGTAGTTCTAGAACCACATGGAGCTGTGGGTTGGGCTGGACTTGAAGCATATTACCATGATAATGGTGATTATCCACTATCAATTTCTTTAGAAACAGCACATCCTGCAAAATTTCCTGAAGAAATTAAGTCACTCCTAAGTTTTGAGCCAGAACTACCAGAATCAATGAAAGATGTAGACATGAGACAGGGCTGTCCAATAAGAATAGAAAATGACTATTTAAAATTAAAAAAATTCTTGGAATCTACACTAGAAAACAAGTAA